The Campylobacter concisus genome segment AACTATTACTCTTTATAAAATTCATTAAAAATTTTAGACAAAATAGCATAGTTTTTCTTGCACTTTTAATGCTCATGGCTAATAATATAATTTCACTTGCAAATACAACATTTCACCATGAAAATGCACTTTTAATGCTACTATTTTGGGCCCTAGCTTTAAGTGCGATAGATGAAAAATCGACCTTAAAAATTAGCTAACGCTCCAACACGCCTCAACCGTTTTAAATTGTATAAAGAAACGGTTAAAGCAAATTTTTTATTTTTTCTTCATCTCCTCAAGCTCTTGTGCTAGAAATTCACCTGTATAGCTGCCAGTTTTTTTGTAGTTTTTGGCTACATCTTTTACATTACCGCACGTTATCACTTTACCACCCTTTGCACCACCTTCTGGGCCCATATCTACGATATAGTCGCAGTTTTTGATCACATCCATATTGTGCTCGATCACAAAGACTGAATTTCCAAGATCAACTAAGTGATTTAGCACCTTTACCAGCCTATCGACATCGGCAAAATGAAGCCCCGTCGTTGGCTCATCAAGGATATAAAGCGTATTTCCAGTATCGCTTCTACTAAGCTCTTTTGCTAGCTTCACACGTTGCGCCTCACCGCCACTAAGTGTGACTGCATTTTGCCCAAGTGTGATGTAGCCAAGCCCTACGTCTTGCAGCGTGGTGAGCTTTGAAGCGATCTTTGGCACAGCCTTGAAAAACTCAACCGCCTCATCAATGCTCATATTTAGCACCTCGGCAATGTTTTTGCCCTTGTATAAAATTTCTAAGGTTTGAGCATTGTATCTAGCGCCATTACAAACGTCACAAACTACGTTAATATCAGGCAAAAAGTGCATCTCAATCGTGATCTCACCCTCGCCTTGGCACTTCTCGCAGCGTCCACCTTTGACGTTGAAGCTAAAGCGCCCTATTTTATAGCCCCTAAGTTTAGCTTCTTTGGTCTGTGCAAATAAATTTCTTATCTCATCCATCACGCCAGTATATGTCGCTGGATTTGAGCGTGGGGTGCGGCCGATCGGGCTTTGATCTAGGTATATGACCTTGTCTAAATTCTCAAGTCCACTTAAATTTACCCCAGCTATCTTTTTTACCTTTTTTGCTCTATTTAGCTGTTCCTGCGCCTCTGGAAGCAAGGTCTGAAGTATTAGCGAGCTCTTGCCAGATCCTGAAACGCCAGTGATACCTACAAGGTTTCTAAGCGGAAATTTCGCGGTTAAATTTGAGATATTATTGATATTTACATTTGAAATTTCGAGCCACTTCTCAGCTTTTCTATTTTTTTGATAGTCGATCTTTTTCTTACCATTTATATATAGGGCGGTCTGAGTGTCTGAGTTTAAAAGCTCTTTTGAGCTACCAGCAAAGACCACATTACCGCCAAATTTACCAGCTCCAGGGCCGATATCTACGATAAAATCAGCCTCCTCTATCGTCTTTTTGTCATGCTCAACGACGATTACGGAGTTGCCTTTGGCTTGCAAATTTCTAAGTGTTTTTATGAGCTTTAGCGTATCGCGCTCGTGCAGACCGATACTTGGCTCATCAAGCACGTACATGACGCCACTTAGCCCACTTCCTATCTGGCTGGCGATCCTGATGCGCTGTGCCTCGCCACCGCTGATCGTCCTAGCATCTCGCCCAAGCGACAAATAGCCAAGCCCCACGTCATATAAAAAGAAAAGCCTCTCGTTGATCTCTTTTAAGATAGGCTTTGCGATCGCCTTGTCATAGTCGCCAAGATAGGCGAAATTTTTCTCATTCGAGAAAAAAGCGGTGCAGTTTTCTATGCTCATATCTAAAATTTCACCAAGTCCAAGGCCAGCGACCTTGACCGCTAGACTTTGAGGCTTTAGCCTGTGACCGTTGCAAGCATCACAAATTTTCTCACTCATGTATTCATCAAAGTCCTTATAATCCTTCAAAAGCCCATGTGAAATTTTAACCACTCCATCAAATTTTCTAAGTAGTTTATTTCGCTTCCAAAAAAACTCAACTTCTTTGACATTTCCATATAAAACGAGTCTTTTTTCATCTTCGCTAAGCTCATAATAGGGCTTTTTGATATCTATGCCGTTTTGCTCACAAAAAGCAAGCAAAAATTTATAGTAATAGCTCATGTTATAGCCATAAAGTAGCTTGATAGCACCGTTTTCTATCGACTTTTCTTCATCGATGATCTTGCTCATATCTAGGCTATATCTTATGCCAAGTCCGTCGCAGTGCTCGCAAGCACCCTTTGGTGAGTTAAAGCTAAAACTAAGTGGCTCAAGCGGCGTAAATGAAATTTTACAATCAAAACAAGCCATGTGCTCGCTGTAATGTATAAAACTCTCTTTAAGCCCTAGTTCATCAGCATTTGCAATCTCTATCTCGACCTCGCCAAAGCTCTCATTTAGCGCCTTTTCCACGTCGCTTGCAAGGCGTTCGTGATTTTGTTCATCGATAGCGATCCTATCAACGATAACCTTTATCGTGTGTTTTTTCGTTTTAGCTAGCTCGATCTCCTCATCAAGCCTCACTACCACGCCATCTATCTGCGCCCTTACAAAGCCTTTTTGACGTAAATTTTCGATCAAATCCGCCCATGTGCCCTTTTTCTCACGCACTAGCGGCGCATAGATGATCACTTTTGCGCCAAGTGGGAGCTTTGAGATTTCGTTTATGATATCGCTTGCACTCATTTTTGAGATAGGTTTGCCACATTTATGGCAGTGCTGAACGCCGACTCTTGCGTACAAAAGCCTTAGATAATCATAAATTTCTGTAATCGTACCGACCGTTGAGCGAGGGTTTTTAGAAGTCGTCTTTTGATCGATCGCAATAGCAGGCGTTAAACCCTCGATCTTATCAACATCAGGCTTGCCAACGCGATCTAAAAACTGCCTAGCATAGCTGCTGAGGCTCTCCATGTACCTTCTTTGTCCCTCGGCATAAAGCGTATCAAAGGCTAGCGTGCTCTTGCCGCTTCCGCTAAGACCGGTAAAAACTACTAATTTATTTTTTGGAATTTTAAGATTTATATTTTTTAAGTTATGTTCTCTTGCACCAGTTATTTCAATAATATCGTTCATTAAATTTATACAACCTTTTTTAAATTTTAATCTGTAAATTTAGTCTAAAAGTGATAAAAGATTTATAAAGTAGTTTTTATAAAATTTAAGATCGTAGTTAAATTTAAGGGCTTATTTATATCATTTTCAGCTTTTTTTGATATTCTACGCCAAATTTTAATCTAAGGAGAAAAAATGTCTGTAAAAATAACTGATATATGCATAAGCTGTGGTTCATGTATTGATGAATGCCCAGTTTCAGCTATCGTTGATGATAGCGACAACCCAACTGGAGCAGATACATACTATGTTTATTCAAATAAATGCGTTGAGTGCGTAGGCTACAACGATGAGCCAGCCTGTGCATCCGCCTGTCCAACTGATGGTTGTATTGTATGGGACGCTGTTGTAGCGGGACAACCTTCACGCAATCAGATCGGTGCTGATGCACGCAATGGTTCTATTCCAGTTATTCAATAAATTGATAAATTTTGGGCTCAATTTGAGCCTATTTTATTTTTAAGCTTTATTTGATATAATTGCCAACTTCAATTTAAATAACCTAGATTTGAGGAAAAATTTATGCAAAGAACACTTTCTATTATTAAGCCTGATGCTGTTAAGAAAAATGTTGTTGGAAAGATTATAGATAGATTCGAAAGTAATGGCTTAAGGATCGCAGCTGCAAAGAAAATCCAACTTAGCAAATGCGATGCAAAAGCATTTTACGCTGTTCATAAAGATAGACCATTTTTTAATGATTTGGTTGAATTTATGATTAGTGGACCAGTTGTGGTTATGGTACTTGAAGGTGAAAATGCTGTTGCTAAAAACCGTGAGCTTATGGGTGCTACCAACCCAAAAGAAGCAGCTCCTGGCACTATAAGGGCTGACTTTGCCGATAGCATTGATGCAAATGCAGTTCACGGAAGTGATAGTCTAGAAAATGCTGTGAATGAAATAAATTTCTTTTTTGCTTCAAGAGAAATTTGCTAATTTTAGGTCAAGAAAATTGATTATATCTTTTTCTAAAATAGCAAACAAAGATATAAGCTTTGAGCTAGTAGGAAATGATAATTTAGTTTTTATTGGAATTTTAAAAAGAAAAGACCCTTTTTTGGTAAAATGTCAAGGTAAAATAAAAGGGAATATAAATTATGTTTGCGATCGATGCGGTGAAGCATTTATATTGCCTATCGATCAAGATGTAGAGCTAAATTTAAGTGATGGTATCTATAAAGATAGCGAAAATGAGCTTAGCAATACGATGGAATTTTTCGATGGCAATATTAATTTAAAAGAAGTCTTTGAGAGCGAGTTAGAAGCTTTTAAAAGTGATTATTTCTATTGTGAAAAATGTAAAAATTTATAAAGGAGAGTAAAAATGGCAGTACCAAAGCGAAGAGTGAGTCATTCTCGTGCAGCAAAACGTAGAACACATTATAAAGTTACACTTCCAGTACCTGTAAAAGACAAAGATGGTTCTTGGAAAATGCCTCACCGTATAAACAAAACTACGGGTGAATATTAAAATATGATTCGCATTGCTATCGATGCTATGGGTGGTGATTTTGGTGCAGATCCTATAATATCTGGTGTTATTGATGCACTAAAAGAGACAGAATTTAAAGCTGTATTAGTTGGCGATAGCAATGTCATCAAACCACTCATTCCACAATCTTATTTAAAAAATATCGAATTTTTAGAAGCTAGCGAAGTTATCTCAATGGCAGATGGTGCAACTGATGCACTCAAGAGAAAAGATAGTACGATCTACAAAGCAATTGAACTCTTAAAAAATAAGGAAGTTGATGCTGTAGTTTCTGCTGGTCATAGTGGTGCAACTATGAGTTTAGCTACTCTAAGAATTGGTAGACTAAAAAATATTTCTCGCCCAGCAATTGCAACACTTATGCCAAATTCAAAAGAATCTGCTACTTTAGTTTTAGATGTTGGTGCAAATGTTGATTGCAGAAGTGAGCATCTGTTTCAATTTGCCATAATGGGTGAAGCCTATGCAAAAGAAATTTTAGGTAGAAAAGAGCCAAAAGTTGGTCTTTTATCAAATGGTGAAGAAGAAAGCAAAGGCAATGAAGTTAGCAAAGAAGCATTTAAATTAGTTTCTAGGCTTGATAGCTTTGTTGGCAATGCAGAAGGTAATCAAATTTTTGATGGCAGTATCGATGTAATGGTTTGTGATGGTTTTATGGGAAATATTCTTTTAAAAACTAGTGAAGGCGTTGCAGATGCTATAGGTAAAATTATCAAAAAACAAATTAAAAAATCACCTCTTGCTATAGCTGGCTCTGTACTCATGAGAAAAGTTTTTAAAACGCTCAAAAAGCAGGTTAGCTATGACGAATATGGCGGTGCACCGCTTCTTGGTGTAAATGGTTGTGTTATCATAAGTCACGGCAAAAGCAATTCAAAAGCTATAAAGAATGCAATTTTTCAAGCAATAAAATTTGCTAATTCAAATATAAATAAAGTTATCGAAGAAGAACTTTCGCACTTTGCAAGGTAAAATATGCCAAAAGCTTCACTGATTTCTATCGCTTCTTATATTCCAGAAAAAATTCTAACAAATTTTGACTTTGAGAAAATGGTTGAAACAAGTGATGAATGGATAGTAAAGCGAACAGGTATTGAACAAAGGCATATTGCAACTAACGAAACAACAAGTGACCTTGGTACAAAAGCTGGTGAATTAGCTATAAAACGCTCAGGATTTGATAAATCTCAAATCGATGCAATCATCTGTGCCACAATATCTCCGGATCATCTTTGTATGCCTTCTACTGCTTGCAAAATAGCTGCAAATTTGGGTTTAAACTATGGAGTTACAGCATTTGATATAAGTGCAGCTTGTACCGGTTTTATTTATCTTTTAGAGCTTGCAAATTCTCTCATTATTAGCGGTGCTAAAAAGAATGTCTTAATCATTGGAGCTGAAAAATTAAGCTCTATTGTTGACTATACGGACAGAAGCACTTGTATACTCTTTGGTGATGGGGCAGGCGCGGCTGTAATTAGTAGCAGTAATGAGAATGAGATCATTGATATCCATACAGCAAGTGACGGTAAGCAAGCTGAACTTTTAATAACTCCAGGATGTGGGAGTGTATTTCCAGCCAGCGAGGAAACGCTAAAAAATAGACTAAATTTCATCCATATGAGTGGAAATGAAGTTTTTAAAATAGCAGTTCAAACACTTAGCAAAAGCGTAATAGAAATTCTGCATGCAAATAAAATGCAAAGCGAAGATATTGATTTTTTTATACCTCATCAAGCAAATATAAGAATAATAGATGCAGTAAAAAATAGATTAAATTTTAAAGATGAGCAATGTGTCTTGACTGTTGCTAAATATGGCAATACAAGCTCCGCTTCAATTCCGATGGCTATAAACGATGCCTATGAAGATGGACGCATCAAAAATGGTTCAGTTTTGCTTCTTGACGCATTTGGTGGCGGCTTTACATGGGGATCAGCGATTCTAAAATTTGGTGGAAAAAATTTTAGCGACTTACAATAATTACAGCAAGTAATCTTCTAAATTTTTAGTAACGCTTTTACTAATTTCTTTCAAACACTCTCATCAATAAAATTTTTAAAATTCAAATTTTTAACACTTTTAACAAAAATCCATTTTTTGTTTTTACTAATAACCCTAATTTTACTAAACAAAAATTTTTAAAATATGTTTAAACTAAATTTAATTTTGAATAGATATAATTTCGCAATCAATAAAATTTATTATTAAGGAGAACAAATGTTAGTAACAAAAAAAGCACCTGATTTTACAGCTGCAGCGGTTTTAGGAAACAATCAAATTGTAAATGATTTTAATCTTTATAAAAATATTGGCGAGAAAGGCGCGGTCGTATTTTTCTATCCAATGGATTTTACTTTTGTTTGCCCAAGCGAAATCATCGCATTTGATAAAAGATATGACGAGTTCAAGTCACGTGGTATCGAAGTTATCGCAGTTTCATGCGACAACCAATTCTCTCACTTCGCATGGAAAGAGACTCCAGTAAACAAAGGCGGTATTGGTAAAGTTCGCTTCCCTATCGTAGCTGATATGACAAAATCAATCGCTCGCGGATTTGACGTACTTCTAGAAGATGCTGGTGTGGCACTTCGTGGCTCATTCTTACTAGACAAAGATGG includes the following:
- the uvrA gene encoding excinuclease ABC subunit UvrA; translated protein: MNDIIEITGAREHNLKNINLKIPKNKLVVFTGLSGSGKSTLAFDTLYAEGQRRYMESLSSYARQFLDRVGKPDVDKIEGLTPAIAIDQKTTSKNPRSTVGTITEIYDYLRLLYARVGVQHCHKCGKPISKMSASDIINEISKLPLGAKVIIYAPLVREKKGTWADLIENLRQKGFVRAQIDGVVVRLDEEIELAKTKKHTIKVIVDRIAIDEQNHERLASDVEKALNESFGEVEIEIANADELGLKESFIHYSEHMACFDCKISFTPLEPLSFSFNSPKGACEHCDGLGIRYSLDMSKIIDEEKSIENGAIKLLYGYNMSYYYKFLLAFCEQNGIDIKKPYYELSEDEKRLVLYGNVKEVEFFWKRNKLLRKFDGVVKISHGLLKDYKDFDEYMSEKICDACNGHRLKPQSLAVKVAGLGLGEILDMSIENCTAFFSNEKNFAYLGDYDKAIAKPILKEINERLFFLYDVGLGYLSLGRDARTISGGEAQRIRIASQIGSGLSGVMYVLDEPSIGLHERDTLKLIKTLRNLQAKGNSVIVVEHDKKTIEEADFIVDIGPGAGKFGGNVVFAGSSKELLNSDTQTALYINGKKKIDYQKNRKAEKWLEISNVNINNISNLTAKFPLRNLVGITGVSGSGKSSLILQTLLPEAQEQLNRAKKVKKIAGVNLSGLENLDKVIYLDQSPIGRTPRSNPATYTGVMDEIRNLFAQTKEAKLRGYKIGRFSFNVKGGRCEKCQGEGEITIEMHFLPDINVVCDVCNGARYNAQTLEILYKGKNIAEVLNMSIDEAVEFFKAVPKIASKLTTLQDVGLGYITLGQNAVTLSGGEAQRVKLAKELSRSDTGNTLYILDEPTTGLHFADVDRLVKVLNHLVDLGNSVFVIEHNMDVIKNCDYIVDMGPEGGAKGGKVITCGNVKDVAKNYKKTGSYTGEFLAQELEEMKKK
- a CDS encoding NADH-quinone oxidoreductase subunit I, giving the protein MSVKITDICISCGSCIDECPVSAIVDDSDNPTGADTYYVYSNKCVECVGYNDEPACASACPTDGCIVWDAVVAGQPSRNQIGADARNGSIPVIQ
- the ndk gene encoding nucleoside-diphosphate kinase, yielding MQRTLSIIKPDAVKKNVVGKIIDRFESNGLRIAAAKKIQLSKCDAKAFYAVHKDRPFFNDLVEFMISGPVVVMVLEGENAVAKNRELMGATNPKEAAPGTIRADFADSIDANAVHGSDSLENAVNEINFFFASREIC
- the rpmF gene encoding 50S ribosomal protein L32 — translated: MAVPKRRVSHSRAAKRRTHYKVTLPVPVKDKDGSWKMPHRINKTTGEY
- the plsX gene encoding phosphate acyltransferase PlsX, which encodes MIRIAIDAMGGDFGADPIISGVIDALKETEFKAVLVGDSNVIKPLIPQSYLKNIEFLEASEVISMADGATDALKRKDSTIYKAIELLKNKEVDAVVSAGHSGATMSLATLRIGRLKNISRPAIATLMPNSKESATLVLDVGANVDCRSEHLFQFAIMGEAYAKEILGRKEPKVGLLSNGEEESKGNEVSKEAFKLVSRLDSFVGNAEGNQIFDGSIDVMVCDGFMGNILLKTSEGVADAIGKIIKKQIKKSPLAIAGSVLMRKVFKTLKKQVSYDEYGGAPLLGVNGCVIISHGKSNSKAIKNAIFQAIKFANSNINKVIEEELSHFAR
- a CDS encoding beta-ketoacyl-ACP synthase III codes for the protein MPKASLISIASYIPEKILTNFDFEKMVETSDEWIVKRTGIEQRHIATNETTSDLGTKAGELAIKRSGFDKSQIDAIICATISPDHLCMPSTACKIAANLGLNYGVTAFDISAACTGFIYLLELANSLIISGAKKNVLIIGAEKLSSIVDYTDRSTCILFGDGAGAAVISSSNENEIIDIHTASDGKQAELLITPGCGSVFPASEETLKNRLNFIHMSGNEVFKIAVQTLSKSVIEILHANKMQSEDIDFFIPHQANIRIIDAVKNRLNFKDEQCVLTVAKYGNTSSASIPMAINDAYEDGRIKNGSVLLLDAFGGGFTWGSAILKFGGKNFSDLQ
- a CDS encoding peroxiredoxin: MLVTKKAPDFTAAAVLGNNQIVNDFNLYKNIGEKGAVVFFYPMDFTFVCPSEIIAFDKRYDEFKSRGIEVIAVSCDNQFSHFAWKETPVNKGGIGKVRFPIVADMTKSIARGFDVLLEDAGVALRGSFLLDKDGTVRHAVINDLPLGRNIDEMIRMVDTMLFTNEHGEVCPAGWNKGDAGMKPSTEGVADYLSHNESKL